A single region of the Candidatus Rokuibacteriota bacterium genome encodes:
- the pdxT gene encoding pyridoxal 5'-phosphate synthase glutaminase subunit PdxT has protein sequence MRIGVLALQGDFSLHRKALERIGVESVEVRKPAELEAVDGLIVPGGESTTLLKLMDAWDFVPALEKFHAAGRPIFGTCAGLIVLAREVLNPNQASLGLIDVTTERNAYGRQRESFETEGEATLDGQRRPVKMVFIRAPRICRVGPTVTPLAFHQGECVMAQEGSVLVATFHPELTDDPTVHRYFCGMVEESRS, from the coding sequence ACCGGAAGGCGCTCGAGCGGATCGGCGTCGAGTCGGTGGAGGTGAGGAAGCCGGCCGAGCTCGAGGCCGTCGACGGCCTGATCGTCCCGGGCGGCGAGAGCACGACGCTCCTCAAGCTCATGGACGCCTGGGACTTCGTCCCCGCCCTCGAGAAGTTTCACGCCGCCGGCAGGCCGATCTTCGGGACCTGCGCGGGCCTGATCGTGCTGGCGCGCGAGGTGCTGAACCCGAACCAGGCCTCGCTCGGCCTCATCGACGTGACGACCGAGCGCAACGCCTACGGGAGGCAGCGAGAGTCCTTCGAGACCGAGGGCGAGGCTACGCTGGACGGCCAGCGGCGACCCGTCAAGATGGTCTTCATCCGCGCCCCGCGGATTTGCCGGGTCGGTCCGACGGTGACGCCGCTCGCCTTCCATCAGGGCGAGTGTGTCATGGCACAGGAGGGCTCCGTGCTGGTCGCGACCTTCCACCCGGAGCTGACCGACGACCCCACCGTCCACCGCTACTTCTGCGGGATGGTGGAGGAGTCCCGGAGCTAG